A genomic segment from Aquibium oceanicum encodes:
- a CDS encoding thermonuclease family protein: MKAPALFLSLTASLMPAAAAPPDGYFELKSGVMLESGDSWQDSGRHFRLFGVQACLRGTVYTDKSGARRDCGEASLVVFAAYIADTHPVCAQVAQSAGTVFVSCYATIGADRLDLANLLISSGFAFASLDERGLPHHTPYAVVEQAAREKKIGLWQFDDVQHPALLLGQRAAVGGTSP; this comes from the coding sequence ATGAAAGCCCCTGCCCTCTTCTTGTCGCTGACCGCCAGTTTGATGCCGGCAGCGGCCGCGCCGCCTGACGGCTATTTTGAACTGAAATCAGGCGTGATGCTCGAAAGCGGAGACAGCTGGCAGGACAGTGGCCGTCACTTCCGTCTCTTCGGCGTGCAGGCCTGTCTGCGCGGTACCGTCTATACCGACAAGTCGGGCGCTCGTCGCGACTGCGGTGAGGCGTCCCTGGTGGTTTTTGCCGCATACATAGCAGACACCCATCCCGTCTGCGCGCAGGTCGCACAATCGGCCGGAACGGTCTTTGTGTCCTGCTACGCCACGATCGGCGCCGATCGGCTGGATCTCGCCAATTTGCTGATCTCCTCCGGGTTCGCTTTCGCCTCCCTGGACGAACGCGGCCTGCCCCATCACACCCCGTACGCTGTGGTGGAGCAGGCCGCCCGGGAAAAGAAGATCGGCCTCTGGCAATTTGACGATGTCCAGCATCCGGCGCTCCTGCTCGGTCAACGCGCAGCCGTCGGAGGGACGTCGCCGTGA
- a CDS encoding response regulator: protein MRRALVVEDQNLMRLALMTELRAGLRDCCVAGAQTLPLARQLLEQDQFDLVITDPGLPGFDPTSRHDRLHVVETIIEAAPEAAHIVVTGSDDEDEALACRLLGARSYVCKTGLAPGELRNVLERIDRGETPIRLSELDAAKPDVRFPTLTPREDEILAMMMRRKAGTKRREVFETMSSKTGINPASAEKYYKQARAKLLKLGRLPKGL from the coding sequence ATGCGCCGAGCCCTCGTTGTTGAAGACCAGAATCTGATGCGCTTGGCCCTAATGACCGAACTTCGCGCGGGGCTGCGAGACTGTTGTGTCGCCGGCGCCCAAACTCTTCCGCTGGCAAGGCAGCTTCTCGAGCAAGATCAGTTCGACCTTGTCATAACGGACCCCGGCTTGCCGGGCTTCGACCCCACTTCTCGTCATGATCGACTTCACGTGGTCGAGACGATCATCGAGGCCGCACCTGAGGCCGCACATATCGTCGTCACCGGTTCGGATGACGAGGACGAGGCTTTGGCCTGCCGTTTGCTTGGGGCCAGGAGCTATGTTTGCAAGACCGGGTTGGCTCCAGGCGAGTTGCGCAACGTCCTCGAGCGGATTGACAGGGGCGAAACCCCGATTCGCTTGTCTGAGTTGGACGCCGCGAAGCCGGATGTGCGCTTCCCTACCCTCACCCCGCGTGAAGACGAGATTCTCGCAATGATGATGCGCCGCAAGGCGGGAACGAAGCGACGGGAGGTCTTCGAGACCATGTCGAGCAAGACCGGGATCAACCCGGCAAGCGCCGAGAAATACTATAAGCAGGCGCGCGCCAAGCTGCTGAAATTGGGCCGCCTTCCAAAGGGGCTTTGA
- a CDS encoding lytic transglycosylase domain-containing protein: MGAVARRLCAGEGGQIVPRHQALEPIGVPASEVFGPELDDNHFDSGALSGIPECGPSPATPAEIARLVIEASQRHNVDAGFAVAVVTAESRFDRLRNSPKGARGPMQLMPATAERFGVTDICDPEQNIDGGVRYLRALTDEFRNPLLVAAAYNAGEGRVREHGGIPPFKETIGYVAEVLNIQMGLEGRGATASEPRDVADEQRSGPAKGVITSRERRQWVGGVMHF; the protein is encoded by the coding sequence TTGGGCGCGGTTGCCAGACGACTATGTGCTGGGGAGGGTGGCCAGATCGTTCCCCGGCATCAGGCGCTTGAGCCGATCGGCGTGCCAGCATCTGAGGTCTTCGGACCTGAACTCGACGACAATCATTTTGATAGTGGCGCTCTGTCCGGGATTCCGGAGTGCGGACCGTCGCCGGCAACGCCTGCTGAGATCGCCCGACTCGTCATCGAGGCTTCGCAGCGACACAATGTCGACGCCGGATTCGCCGTCGCGGTCGTGACCGCCGAAAGCCGATTCGATCGATTGCGCAATTCGCCCAAGGGCGCGCGCGGGCCAATGCAGCTCATGCCCGCGACGGCCGAGCGATTCGGTGTGACCGATATCTGCGATCCTGAACAGAATATCGATGGCGGAGTCCGCTATCTCCGCGCGTTGACCGACGAGTTTCGCAATCCGCTTCTCGTTGCCGCTGCCTACAACGCGGGCGAGGGACGCGTGCGCGAGCATGGCGGCATCCCACCCTTCAAGGAAACGATCGGGTACGTCGCCGAAGTCCTCAACATTCAGATGGGCCTTGAGGGACGCGGTGCGACTGCGAGCGAACCACGTGACGTTGCTGATGAGCAGCGATCAGGCCCCGCCAAGGGTGTCATCACATCGCGCGAACGCCGCCAATGGGTCGGCGGTGTCATGCATTTTTAG